In Struthio camelus isolate bStrCam1 chromosome 22, bStrCam1.hap1, whole genome shotgun sequence, one DNA window encodes the following:
- the KCNJ5 gene encoding G protein-activated inward rectifier potassium channel 4, which yields MAGDSRIFMNQDMDIGVASREPKKIPKQARDDVPIATDRTRLISAEGKKPRQRYMEKSGKCNVHHGNVQETYRYLSDLFTTLVDLKWRFNLLVFTMVYTVTWLFFGFIWWLIAYIRGDLDHLEDENWIPCVENLSGFVSAFLFSIETETTIGYGYRVITEKCPEGIVLLLIQAILGSIVNAFMVGCMFVKISQPKKRAETLMFSNNAVISMRDEKLCLMFRVGDLRNSHIVEASIRAKLIKSKQTKEGEFIPLNQTDINVGFDTGDDRLFLVSPLIISHEINEKSPFWEMSRTQLEKEEFEIVVILEGMVEATGMTCQARSSYMDTEVLWGHRFTPVLTLEKDFYEVDYNSFHSTYETNTPVCCAKELAESRREGQLLSHLSSATLLSGGREAETAKEEEEEQEREPAGLNGANGTAGDVKEDVSV from the exons ATGGCTGGAGATTCTAGGATCTTCATGAACCAGGACATGGACATTGGAGTTGCATCCAGAGAGCCTAAGAAGATTCCCAAACAGGCTCGGGATGATGTCCCCATTGCCACTGACCGAACCCGCCTCATATCAGCAGAAGGTAAGAAGCCACGCCAGCGTTACATGGAGAAAAGTGGCAAGTGCAACGTACACCATGGAAATGTTCAAGAAACCTACCGATACCTTAGTGACCTCTTCACTACACTGGTGGACCTCAAATGGCGTTTTAATCTTCTTGTCTTCACCATGGTCTATACCGTCACTTGGCTGTTTTTTGGGTTCATCTGGTGGCTCATTGCCTATATCCGGGGAGACCTGGACCATCTTGAAGATGAGAACTGGATCCCTTGTGTTGAAAATCTCAGTGGATTTGTTTCTGCGTTTCTGTTTTCTATCGAGACTGAGACAACAATTGGATATGGCTATAGGGTCATAACAGAGAAGTGCCCAGAAGGCATTGTATTACTCCTGATTCAGGCTATTCTGGGCTCCATTGTCAATGCGTTCATGGTGGGATGCATGTTTGTCAAGATCAGCCAACCAAAGAAGAGGGCTGAAACCCTCATGTTTTCTAACAACGCAGTGATTTCGATGAGAGATGAGAAGCTGTGTCTAATGTTCCGGGTTGGGGACCTTCGCAATTCCCACATCGTCGAGGCTTCCATTAGAGCCAAACTGATTAAGTCCAAACAGACCAAAGAAGGAGAGTTCATCCCCTTGAACCAGACAGACATCAACGTAGGATTTGACACTGGAGATGACAGGCTGTTCCTGGTCTCGCCTCTTATCATCTCTCATGAAATCAATGAGAAAAGCCCCTTCTGGGAGATGTCTCGCACCCAACTGGAGAAAGAGGAGTTTGAAATCGTGGTCATCCTGGAAGGAATGGTGGAAGCAACAG GGATGACTTGCCAGGCTCGCAGCTCCTACATGGATACCGAGGTGCTGTGGGGACATCGCTTCACTCCTGTCCTCACCCTGGAGAAGGATTTTTATGAAGTCGACTATAACAGCTTCCATAGCACTTATGAGACCAACACTCCTGTGTGCTGTGCCAAAGAACTGGCTGAGTCTCGCCGGGAAGGCCAGCTCCTCAGCCACCTCTCCAGTGCCACCCTCCTGAGCggaggcagagaagcagagacagcaaaagaggaggaagaggaacaagaGAGGGAGCCGGCAGGGTTGAATGGAGCCAATGGGACAGCAGGAGACGTGAAGGAAGACGTGTCTGTATAA